The following proteins are co-located in the Silene latifolia isolate original U9 population chromosome 1, ASM4854445v1, whole genome shotgun sequence genome:
- the LOC141612522 gene encoding uncharacterized protein LOC141612522, whose translation MMGRSPLLRGVTLRPENLGQHALAMIGNVCFSIFVVGVLIFTFIAATYEPEDPLFHPSDKISTFLTSTSNATFGADVTVAKTGEDFMAANQTAFNTFINITDVADNTELAASATTECEGDVGKPIDCRDPEVFHTMMRAAIEKFKDIHFYRFGKPIRGSDDTNCDMAWRFRPKEGKTASLYKDYRRFVVSKSENCSLSVTDIGDYHSGVNARKRKPKKQGVFEKEPQKGDVASLPVVGELVNDSLPIVESEAAFQNGKYLFYSGGGDRCKSMNHYLWSFLCALGEAQYLNRTLIMDLSLCLSSMYTKTGQNEEGKDFRFYFDFEHLKEAASVLDQVQFWTDWNKWERKDGLSLHLVEDFRTTPVKLKDVRDTLIIRKFGIVEPDNYWYRVCEGEAESVIQRPWHMLWKSRRLMDIVSAIAARLNWDYDAVHVVRGEKAMNKEMWPNLDRDTSPNALLTTLKDKIEEGRNLYIATDEHDTSFFDPLKDKYTTHFLDEYRDLWAENSEWNSDTTKLNNGAPVEFDGYMKISVDTEVFLRGKKQVETFNDLTKDCKDGVNTCSSSSS comes from the coding sequence ATGATGGGACGTTCGCCCCTTTTGCGTGGTGTGACTTTGAGGCCTGAAAACTTGGGGCAACATGCTCTAGCAATGATTGGGAATGTGTGTTTCAGCATCTTTGtggtgggggttttgattttcaCCTTTATTGCCGCTACCTACGAACCTGAGGATCCCCTTTTCCATCCATCCGATAAAATATCCACATTCCTCACGTCGACCTCAAATGCCACTTTTGGGGCTGATGTCACTGTTGCAAAAACGGGTGAGGATTTCATGGCCGCAAATCAAACAGCTTTCAACACTTTCATCAACATTACTGATGTTGCTGATAACACTGAGCTGGCAGCTAGTGCTACTACTGAATGTGAAGGCGATGTTGGCAAACCCATTGATTGTAGGGACCCTGAAGTTTTCCATACCATGATGAGGGCAGCTATTGAAAAGTTCAAGGATATCCATTTTTACCGGTTTGGGAAGCCAATCCGTGGGTCAGATGATACAAATTGTGATATGGCATGGCGGTTTAGACCCAAAGAAGGGAAGACAGCATCACTCTATAAGGACTATCGAAGATTTGTGGTTTCCAAGTCCGAGAATTGTTCTTTGAGTGTGACTGATATCGGGGATTACCATAGTGGAGTGAATGCACGGAAGAGGAAGCCAAAGAAGCAAGGGGTCTTTGAGAAGGAACCCCAAAAAGGTGATGTTGCTTCTTTACCGGTAGTTGGGGAGCTAGTCAATGATAGCCTTCCTATTGTCGAATCAGAAGCTGCCTTTCAGAATGGAAAGTATTTGTTCTACTCGGGAGGTGGAGATCGATGCAAGAGCATGAACCACTATCTTTGGAGTTTCTTGTGTGCCCTTGGAGAAGCTCAATATCTTAATCGTACTTTAATCATGGACTTGAGCTTATGTCTATCGTCTATGTACACCAAAACCGGGCAAAACGAGGAAGGCAAAGATTTTAGGTTTTACTTCGATTTCGAGCATTTAAAAGAGGCGGCCTCGGTGTTGGATCAAGTCCAGTTTTGGACAGATTGGAACAAATGGGAGAGGAAAGACGGACTCTCCCTTCATCTGGTTGAAGATTTTAGAACTACACCTGTGAAACTCAAGGATGTGAGAGATACTCTAATCATAAGAAAGTTCGGGATTGTAGAACCTGACAATTACTGGTATAGGGTGTGTGAAGGTGAGGCGGAATCGGTTATTCAAAGACCATGGCACATGCTGTGGAAGTCAAGAAGGCTGATGGACATTGTTTCAGCGATTGCAGCAAGGTTGAACTGGGATTATGATGCTGTTCATGTCGTGAGAGGCGAGAAGGCAATGAACAAAGAAATGTGGCCTAATCTTGACCGAGACACTTCCCCCAATGCCCTTTTGACCACTCTTAAGGACAAGATCGAAGAAGGGAGAAACCTGTATATTGCCACAGACGAGCATGACACATCATTCTTCGACCCGTTAAAAGACAAGTACACCACTCATTTCCTAGACGAGTATAGAGATTTATGGGCCGAAAACAGTGAGTGGAACTCGGATACCACCAAGCTTAATAATGGGGCTCCGGTTGAGTTTGATGGGTACATGAAGATATCGGTTGACACAGAAGTTTTCTTGAGAGGGAAAAAGCAGGTCGAGACGTTTAATGACTTGACTAAGGATTGCAAAGATGGGGTAAACACTTGTAGCTCTTCCTCTAGCTAG
- the LOC141612514 gene encoding asparagine--tRNA ligase, cytoplasmic 2 isoform X1 produces MAPKEEATNAKNVATQHSQEEQLLHQLPKPNIQNSKYTKRAVLKTLLNRDDGGFALVGERVVVGGWVKSSKEVRKPQTLLPQIQPQPHHDQPPQHKDVTCTEILQTRVPIFRSFLKLFGVGGGGNGGKDSPLSFGQRVQQQPVFSTVTLQVSDGSCVASLQVIVDSTLAPPGRIMPSGTCILVEGVIQQATTSGKHTIELKAEKVLHLGVVEDHEKYPLSKKRLPLHTLRNWAHFRPRTTTVASMARIRHELTHGTHTFFQNNGFLYVQVPIITTTDSDEFSNKFQVTTLLSNKATEEETSTKASGVSLESIKASLKEKINRIEELKRTDSNREALLAAVQDHKKTNELALELEAEEKREKAKANALIKPDRLNFLDDFFSCQAFLTVSGRLHLESYACALGNVYSFGPRFKASTSQSTRHVSEMWTVEAEMAFAELEEAMNCATDLLKHLCKWVMQHCHEDMKFVLKRVDQNIALRLQSVQSTEFEKISYYKAIDVLKQVKDKNFTTNVEWGVPLTEEHESYLADEVYKKPVIIYDHPKEVKPFYVRQNDDGKTVAAFDVIVPKVGAVIRGSQNEERIKMLNIRIEEQGLSKDQYEWYLDLRRYGTAKHAGFSLNFDLVVLMATGISDIRDVIPFQRSFGKINN; encoded by the exons ATGGCACCTAAAGAAGAGGCAACAAATGCTAAAAATGTGGCAACACAACATTCACAAGAAGAACAATTATTACACCAATTACCCAAACCCAACATCCAAAACTCCAAGTACACCAAAAGGGCAGTCCTAAAAACCTTGCTCAACCGCGACGATGGCGGTTTTGCATTGGTTGGAGAAAGAGTTGTGGTTGGAGGATGGGTTAAGTCTTCTAAAGAGGTTAGAAAACCACAAACATTATTACCTCAAATTCAACCTCAACCTCATCATGATCAACCTCCTCAACATAAGGATGTAACTTGTACTGAAATTTTGCAGACCCGGGTCCCTATTTTCCGGAGTTTCTTGAAGCTgtttggtgttggtggtggtggtaatgGGGGTAAAGATTCACCTCTGAGTTTCGGTCAAAGAGTGCAACAACAACCTGTTTTTTCTACTGTTACTTTGCAAGTTAGTGATGGGTCTTGTGTTGCCAGTCTTCAG GTCATCGTGGACTCGACTTTGGCTCCTCCCGGGCGCATCATGCCTAGTGGAACTTGTATTTTGGTTGAAGGAGTAATACAACAGGCCACCACATCCGGAAAGCACACGATCGAGCTTAAAGCGGAGAAAGTATTACATCTTGGTGTAGTTGAAGATCATGAAAAATATCCTTTGTCCAAGAAAAGGCTCCCTTTGCACACTCTGAGGAATTGGGCTCATTTCCGACCTAGAACTACAACG GTCGCTTCAATGGCAAGAATCCGACATGAACTTACCCATGGAACTCACACCTTCTTCCAGAACAACGGCTTCCTTTACGTACAAGTGCCAATCATCACCACCACAGATTCCGATGAATTTAGTAACAAATTCCAAGTCACAACACTTCTAAGTAATAAGGCGACAGAGGAGGAAACGTCAACCAAGGCAAGCGGTGTTAGCCTTGAGTCAATCAAGGCCTCTCTAAAGGAGAAGATCAATCGAATCGAAGAGCTCAAAAGAACTGACAGCAACAGAGAAGCCTTACTAGCAGCAGTTCAAGATCATAAGAAAACAAACGAGCTGGCCTTAGAGCTGGAAGCGGAAGAAAAGAGGGAGAAAGCAAAGGCAAATGCATTGATCAAGCCTGATAGACTTAACTTCTTGGACGACTTCTTTTCTTGCCAAGCTTTTCTGACGGTTTCAGGAAGGCTTCATCTTGAGAGTTATGCATGTGCCCTTGGTAATGTTTACTCTTTCGGCCCTAGGTTTAAGGCTTCGACTTCTCAGTCCACGCGACATGTTTCTGAGATGTGGACGGttgaagctgagatggcttttgctgagCTTGAG GAGGCTATGAACTGTGCTACTGACCTTTTGAAGCACCTGTGCAAATGGGTTATGCAACACTGTCATGAAGACATGAAGTTTGTCCTAAAACGTGTTGATCAAAACATTGCTCTTCGCCTTCAATCAGTACAATCAactgagtttgagaagatttcATATTACAAAGCCATTGATGTCCTGAAACAGGTTAAAGATAAGAATTTCACTACAAATGTTGAATGGGGTGTTCCTCTGACCGAAGAGCATGAAAG CTATTTGGCTGATGAAGTCTACAAAAAACCAGTTATTATATATGATCATCCCAAAGAAGTAAAGCCTTTCTATGTTCGTCAGAACGATGATGGAAAGACAGTAGCTGCATTCGATGTCATTGTGCCAAAGGTAGGAGCAGTGATTCGAGGGAGTCAGAACGAGGAACGCATCAAAATGCTCAACATAAG AATAGAGGAACAAGGACTGTCAAAGGATCAATACGAATGGTACTTGGATCTTCGTCGATATGGGACTGCTAAACATGCTGGTTTCAGCCTCAACTTCGACCTTGTAGTTCTTATGGCTACCGGAATATCAGATATCCGTGATGTTATACCATTTCAAAGGAGCTTTGGAAAAATTAACAACTAG
- the LOC141612514 gene encoding asparagine--tRNA ligase, cytoplasmic 2 isoform X2, whose protein sequence is MAPKEEATNAKNVATQHSQEEQLLHQLPKPNIQNSKYTKRAVLKTLLNRDDGGFALVGERVVVGGWVKSSKETRVPIFRSFLKLFGVGGGGNGGKDSPLSFGQRVQQQPVFSTVTLQVSDGSCVASLQVIVDSTLAPPGRIMPSGTCILVEGVIQQATTSGKHTIELKAEKVLHLGVVEDHEKYPLSKKRLPLHTLRNWAHFRPRTTTVASMARIRHELTHGTHTFFQNNGFLYVQVPIITTTDSDEFSNKFQVTTLLSNKATEEETSTKASGVSLESIKASLKEKINRIEELKRTDSNREALLAAVQDHKKTNELALELEAEEKREKAKANALIKPDRLNFLDDFFSCQAFLTVSGRLHLESYACALGNVYSFGPRFKASTSQSTRHVSEMWTVEAEMAFAELEEAMNCATDLLKHLCKWVMQHCHEDMKFVLKRVDQNIALRLQSVQSTEFEKISYYKAIDVLKQVKDKNFTTNVEWGVPLTEEHESYLADEVYKKPVIIYDHPKEVKPFYVRQNDDGKTVAAFDVIVPKVGAVIRGSQNEERIKMLNIRIEEQGLSKDQYEWYLDLRRYGTAKHAGFSLNFDLVVLMATGISDIRDVIPFQRSFGKINN, encoded by the exons ATGGCACCTAAAGAAGAGGCAACAAATGCTAAAAATGTGGCAACACAACATTCACAAGAAGAACAATTATTACACCAATTACCCAAACCCAACATCCAAAACTCCAAGTACACCAAAAGGGCAGTCCTAAAAACCTTGCTCAACCGCGACGATGGCGGTTTTGCATTGGTTGGAGAAAGAGTTGTGGTTGGAGGATGGGTTAAGTCTTCTAAAGAG ACCCGGGTCCCTATTTTCCGGAGTTTCTTGAAGCTgtttggtgttggtggtggtggtaatgGGGGTAAAGATTCACCTCTGAGTTTCGGTCAAAGAGTGCAACAACAACCTGTTTTTTCTACTGTTACTTTGCAAGTTAGTGATGGGTCTTGTGTTGCCAGTCTTCAG GTCATCGTGGACTCGACTTTGGCTCCTCCCGGGCGCATCATGCCTAGTGGAACTTGTATTTTGGTTGAAGGAGTAATACAACAGGCCACCACATCCGGAAAGCACACGATCGAGCTTAAAGCGGAGAAAGTATTACATCTTGGTGTAGTTGAAGATCATGAAAAATATCCTTTGTCCAAGAAAAGGCTCCCTTTGCACACTCTGAGGAATTGGGCTCATTTCCGACCTAGAACTACAACG GTCGCTTCAATGGCAAGAATCCGACATGAACTTACCCATGGAACTCACACCTTCTTCCAGAACAACGGCTTCCTTTACGTACAAGTGCCAATCATCACCACCACAGATTCCGATGAATTTAGTAACAAATTCCAAGTCACAACACTTCTAAGTAATAAGGCGACAGAGGAGGAAACGTCAACCAAGGCAAGCGGTGTTAGCCTTGAGTCAATCAAGGCCTCTCTAAAGGAGAAGATCAATCGAATCGAAGAGCTCAAAAGAACTGACAGCAACAGAGAAGCCTTACTAGCAGCAGTTCAAGATCATAAGAAAACAAACGAGCTGGCCTTAGAGCTGGAAGCGGAAGAAAAGAGGGAGAAAGCAAAGGCAAATGCATTGATCAAGCCTGATAGACTTAACTTCTTGGACGACTTCTTTTCTTGCCAAGCTTTTCTGACGGTTTCAGGAAGGCTTCATCTTGAGAGTTATGCATGTGCCCTTGGTAATGTTTACTCTTTCGGCCCTAGGTTTAAGGCTTCGACTTCTCAGTCCACGCGACATGTTTCTGAGATGTGGACGGttgaagctgagatggcttttgctgagCTTGAG GAGGCTATGAACTGTGCTACTGACCTTTTGAAGCACCTGTGCAAATGGGTTATGCAACACTGTCATGAAGACATGAAGTTTGTCCTAAAACGTGTTGATCAAAACATTGCTCTTCGCCTTCAATCAGTACAATCAactgagtttgagaagatttcATATTACAAAGCCATTGATGTCCTGAAACAGGTTAAAGATAAGAATTTCACTACAAATGTTGAATGGGGTGTTCCTCTGACCGAAGAGCATGAAAG CTATTTGGCTGATGAAGTCTACAAAAAACCAGTTATTATATATGATCATCCCAAAGAAGTAAAGCCTTTCTATGTTCGTCAGAACGATGATGGAAAGACAGTAGCTGCATTCGATGTCATTGTGCCAAAGGTAGGAGCAGTGATTCGAGGGAGTCAGAACGAGGAACGCATCAAAATGCTCAACATAAG AATAGAGGAACAAGGACTGTCAAAGGATCAATACGAATGGTACTTGGATCTTCGTCGATATGGGACTGCTAAACATGCTGGTTTCAGCCTCAACTTCGACCTTGTAGTTCTTATGGCTACCGGAATATCAGATATCCGTGATGTTATACCATTTCAAAGGAGCTTTGGAAAAATTAACAACTAG
- the LOC141612507 gene encoding uncharacterized protein LOC141612507, whose translation MNVEGIQRKLEGWIKDQTSRFPKLQIPHFSWVRVRVKWPPWSTDREHRKKVQEEYERRRKQLHDLCSAVKAESLADLQDILCCMVLSECVYKRPAAELIRSVNKFKADFGGQVVCLERVQPSLDHVPHRYLLAEAGDTLFASFVGTKEYKDMMADANIFQGALFHENEMEDVEEAEISDLNITNGLKGNVETRSKTPEIKAKQMKHKLKPAAHRGFMARAKGIPALELYRLAQKKKRKLVLCGHSLGGAVAALATLAILRVIAASSPVKENEKFQVKCITFSQPPVGNAALRDYVIRKGWHQYFKTYCIPEDIIPRVLSPAYFDHYNAQTSSFDGGVVTSNDNQGDGGVNLKDGKLKEYQGEKLKDNGGEQLVLGVGPVQIPFWRLSRLIPLDGIRKHLLVQKGNHPVKPSSLANSESATSSSTNNVAAPQSLEIEEGSDVVSLKPIPKIDVEVPASDSTAKSAEKSGKLEGTRTSWSQIPYLPSYVPFGELYLLGTSSVESLSDAEYSKLTSVKSVFAELRERFQSHSMRTYRSRFQSIYDLCMTDNPASFLGMENLQQFPHLQQWLGLSIAGTVELGHIVESPSICTATSIAPLGWSSTPGEKNADPLKVDITGHGLHMCTLVQAQINGNWCSTAGESLPSEPTYSASEQHPELQKMRILIGSPLKNPPKHPLVTDVLLPVFPSIDSESINLKAHQILGSLSNNNFLQPPGLSNFTVYCTTDFTTVSKQVDVRTRRVRFVGLEGAGKTSLFKAILNKGRPLTPTEIENVPVETDMKESIVSGLCYMDSVGVNLQELSAEASRFRDELWMGIRDLGRKIDLLVLVHNLAHQIPRSSDPKFHQRPALAFLLDEAKSLGIPWVLAITNKFAVSAHQQRAAIDAVLKAYQASPSNTEIVNSCPYVIHTSGNSYASLSSVGAREVTDRGMVPHGLVLGPINFVRRPFQRKATILPVEGVDSLCKLVHRELRNKEENSFEELARDRLLLELQRDLGNGGAKKGDAQDNENSLSAATVGASLGAGLGIVLAVVMGAASALRKP comes from the exons ATGAACGTAGAAGGAATTCAGCGGAAATTAGAAGGATGGATAAAGGATCAAACTTCGAGATTTCCGAAACTTCAAATTCCCCATTTTTCATGGGTTAGGGTTAGAGTGAAGTGGCCGCCATGGTCGACTGATCGAGAACATCGTAAGAAGGTTCAAGAGGAATACGAGCGTCGTCGTAAGCAGCTTCATGATCTTTGTTCTGCTGTTAAAGCGGAATCCTTAGCTGATTTGCaggatattttgtgttgtatGGTTTTATCTGAGTGTGTTTATAAG AGGCCTGCAGCAGAGCTAATCCGATCTGTTAACAAGTTCAAAGCTGATTTTGGGGGACAAGTCGTTTGCTTGGAGCGAGTTCAGCCTTCTCTAGACCATGTTCCTCACAG ATATTTGTTAGCTGAAGCAGGTGATACTTTGTTTGCTTCCTTTGTTGGGACAAAAGAGTACAA GGATATGATGGCTGATGCTAATATATTTCAAGGAGCGCTATTTCACGAGAATGAGATGGAAGATGTGGAAGAAGCAGAAATTTCTGACTTGAACATAACCAATGGCCTGAAGGGAAATGTAGAAACTCGTTCAAAGACACCTGAAATAAAAGCTAAGCAGATGAAGCATAAACTGAAGCCTGCAGCTCACAGA GGGTTCATGGCTCGTGCAAAAGGAATACCAGCATTGGAGCTGTATAGGCTTGCTCAGAAAAAGAAACGAAAACTCGTTTTATGTGGACATTCACTCGGTGGAGCG GTAGCAGCACTAGCCACACTTGCCATATTAAGAGTCATTGCGGCATCTTCTCCtgtgaaagaaaatgaaaaatttcAAGTCAAATGTATTACATTCTCCCAGCCCCCAGTTGGGAATGCGGCTCTTAGAGA TTACGTGATTCGCAAAGGATGGCATCAATATTTTAAGACCTACTGTATTCCAGAAGATATAATTCCCCGAGTTCTATCACCAGCTTATTTTGATCATTACAATGCACagacttcttcttttgatggtggCGTTGTTACTTCAAACGATAATCAAGGGGATGGTGGGGTGAATTTGAAGGatggaaagctaaaagaatatCAAGGAGAAAAACTGAAAGACAATGGTGGAGAGCAGTTGGTTCTTGGTGTAGGCCCTGTGCAGATTCCATTTTGGAGGCTGTCCCGGCTTATTCCCTTAGATGGAATTAGGAAACATTTACTTGTCCAGAAAGGAAACCATCCTGTTAAACCATCCTCTTTAGCTAATTCCGAATCTGCAACATCCTCATCAACTAATAATGTTGCAGCCCCACAGTCTTTAGAAATTGAAGAGGGGTCTGATGTTGTTTCTCTTAAACCAATACCCAAAATTGATGTTGAGGTGCCAGCTTCTGATAGTACAGCAAAATCAGCTGAGAAAAGCGGCAAATTAGAAGGGACTAGAACGTCTTGGAGTCAAATACCTTATTTGCCTTCATATGTTCCTTTTGGCGAG CTCTATTTGTTGGGTACATCATCGGTGGAATCTTTATCTGACGCGGAGTATTCCAAGCTGACATCG GTCAAATCTGTGTTTGCTGAACTGAGAGAACGTTTCCAATCACATTCAATGAGGACCTATAGATCTAGATTTCAGAG TATTTACGATCTGTGCATGACCGATAATCCTGCATCTTTTCTTGGAATGGAGAATCTACAGCAATTTCCTCATTTACAACAATGGCTTGGGCTATCAATTGCGGGAACAGTTGAGCTTGGCCATATTGTAGAATCTCCATCAATTTGTACAGCTACTTCAATTGCTCCACTTGGGTGGAGTAGTACACCTGGTGAAAAAAATGCAGACCCTTTGAAAGTTGATATTACAGGCCATGGACTCCATATGTGTACTCTAGTTCAGGCACAAATTAATGGTAACTG GTGTTCTACAGCAGGTGAGTCCCTTCCTTCTGAGCCCACATACTCAGCGAGTGAGCAACACCCAGAATTGCAGAAAATGAGAATCTTAATTGGATCTCCATTGAAAAACCCTCCCAAGCATCCGCTTGTCACAGATGTGCTACTTCCTGTGTTTCCTTCCATTGACTCCGAATCCATAAATCTTAAGGCACATCAAATTTTGGGATCACTGTCCAATAATAATTTTCTACAGCCTCCAGGGTTGAGTAATTTTACTGTATACTGTACTACCGACTTCACCACTGTTTCGAAACAGGTTGATGTTAGAACTCGTAGGGTGCGATTTGTGGGGCTTGAG GGTGCTGGTAAAACATCCCTTTTCAAGGCCATCTTAAATAAAGGCAGACCTCTGACTCCCACAGAGATCGAGAATGTACCAGTAGAAACAGATATGAAAGAAAGTATTGTCAGCGGTTTGTGCTACATGGACTCGGTCGGAGTAAATTTACAG GAGCTGAGTGCAGAGGCCTCTCGTTTTAGAGACGAATTATGGATGGGTATCCGGGATCTTGGTAGGAAGATAGATTTACTTGTTCTGGTTCATAATCTTGCCCACCAAATtcctcgatctagtgacccaaaATTTCATCAACGGCCTGCCCTTGCTTTCTTACTGGATGAGGCTAAATCACTTGGTATTCCTTGGGTCCTTGCTATAACAAATAAATTTGCTGTAAGTGCACACCAACAAAGAGCTGCAATTGATGCTGTGTTGAAAGCATATCAAGCTTCCCCCAGTAACACAGAGATAGTCAACTCTTGTCCTTATGTAATTCATACATCAGGCAACTCTTATGCTTCACTGTCCAGTGTTGGAGCCCGAGAAGTGACAGATAGAGGAATGGTTCCTCATGGTCTTGTTCTAGGTCCAATAAATTTTGTGCGCCGACCTTTCCAGAGAAAAGCCACTATTCTTCCTGTGGAGGGTGTTGATTCTTTGTGTAAGCTTGTTCACCGTGAGCTCCGGAACAAGGAGGAGAACTCTTTTGAG GAATTAGCAAGAGATAGGCTACTGCTTGAACTCCAAAGAGATCTAGGGAACGGAGGTGCTAAGAAGGGAGATGCACAAGACAACGAAAACTCCTTGTCGGCTGCAACCGTGGGTGCCTCCTTGGGAGCTGGTTTGGGAATAGTGTTAGCAGTTGTCATGGGCGCTGCTTCTGCCCTGAGAAAACCATGA